One genomic region from Caldisericia bacterium encodes:
- a CDS encoding peptidylprolyl isomerase, which translates to MKKRFDIKNKKKKILKFLIFFIVILIIFIIGYFKFINWWRKESQIAARVGNDIITYEDLENRVLLNLGLENIYSSAFQDRYLTIRKQILEEIIEDSLVMKYAIEKGYSAPQKIEGFDEYTENDKIRKFYVSMIENEIMNEISKKLKEEELLKYYNDNKIEFIKLKAQVIYISSNKGDPDYSEKEKKINEAYTKILRGVPFEKVVQEYSDEKENNGITEYFDVFKYIGPVNEVIFNLKIGEISKPIITIKGFYIFKILDRIEGYEKFKDVIKERYLKYKTNIELANLKENLKYENESIIQYGNKVEKLINWYNKVLLGKGG; encoded by the coding sequence ATGAAAAAGAGATTTGATATAAAGAATAAAAAAAAGAAAATATTAAAATTTCTTATTTTTTTTATTGTTATACTAATTATTTTTATAATAGGATATTTTAAATTTATTAATTGGTGGCGAAAAGAATCACAAATTGCCGCTAGAGTTGGTAATGATATTATAACATATGAAGATCTTGAAAATAGAGTATTATTGAATCTTGGTTTAGAAAATATATACTCATCTGCATTTCAAGATAGATATCTTACAATAAGAAAACAAATTCTCGAAGAAATTATTGAAGATTCTCTTGTTATGAAATATGCAATTGAAAAAGGGTATTCCGCACCTCAAAAAATAGAGGGTTTTGATGAATATACAGAAAATGATAAGATTAGAAAATTTTATGTTTCTATGATTGAAAATGAAATAATGAATGAAATATCTAAAAAATTAAAAGAAGAAGAACTTTTAAAATATTATAATGATAATAAAATAGAATTTATAAAATTAAAAGCTCAAGTAATATACATTAGTTCAAATAAAGGAGATCCTGATTATTCAGAAAAAGAAAAGAAAATCAATGAAGCTTACACCAAGATTTTAAGAGGAGTACCATTTGAAAAAGTTGTACAAGAATATTCTGATGAAAAAGAAAACAATGGAATAACAGAATATTTTGATGTATTTAAATATATAGGACCAGTAAATGAAGTTATTTTTAATTTAAAAATTGGCGAAATTTCAAAACCAATTATAACTATAAAAGGTTTTTATATTTTTAAAATATTAGATAGAATTGAAGGATATGAGAAATTTAAAGATGTTATTAAAGAAAGGTATTTAAAATATAAAACAAACATTGAACTTGCTAATTTAAAGGAAAATTTAAAATATGAAAATGAATCAATAATACAATATGGTAATAAAGTTGAAAAATTAATTAATTGGTATAATAAAGTTTTATTAGGAAAAGGAGGATAA
- a CDS encoding trigger factor: protein MNITIKNSEKNKVNYEVSFEREEIENEYRNILNYYSNKVKIPGFRPGKAPHNLIKNIIGEDIILDEIKKRLRDKALEKIFNDIKNLFPSVDINFSDFKIENPVFFLTTYLIPDIKTINLKEIIDELKNVTEEEIEKRINIIKEEMKEFIPKEGLIEKGDYVILKYKFQDTNEDKEISFIVGEHKNLIEDYIYGMRIGDKKEIDIQGSKMIIEIIEIKTPKYPELDEKFFKDFEVSNFEEFKEKVKNNIIRERFNDEFLESFINNKLIELNDFYVPKTYIDDETNHKIEHFKEDLLKSGLTLEEFLKARNETLEDLKSSFDKSSENQIKLDIILSLLSKDLNVSDEDIKNYFPDNYQYIIQDNEQKERVESYIKKVKLIKNLIDEIKKIGGADGI, encoded by the coding sequence TTGAACATTACAATTAAAAACTCGGAAAAGAACAAAGTTAATTATGAGGTATCATTTGAGAGAGAGGAAATAGAAAATGAATATAGAAATATATTAAATTATTATTCAAATAAAGTAAAAATTCCTGGTTTTAGACCTGGTAAAGCACCACATAATCTAATTAAGAATATTATAGGAGAAGATATTATTCTTGATGAGATTAAAAAAAGATTAAGAGATAAAGCTCTTGAAAAAATATTTAATGATATTAAAAATTTATTTCCATCAGTAGATATAAATTTTAGTGATTTTAAAATAGAAAATCCAGTTTTTTTTCTAACAACCTATTTAATACCTGATATTAAAACTATAAATTTAAAAGAAATTATTGATGAATTAAAAAATGTAACAGAGGAAGAAATTGAAAAAAGAATTAATATTATAAAAGAGGAAATGAAAGAATTTATTCCCAAAGAAGGTTTAATTGAAAAAGGAGACTATGTAATATTAAAATATAAATTTCAAGATACCAATGAAGATAAAGAAATTTCCTTTATTGTTGGTGAACATAAAAATTTGATCGAAGATTATATTTATGGAATGAGAATTGGTGATAAAAAAGAGATTGATATTCAAGGTAGTAAAATGATTATTGAAATTATAGAGATAAAAACTCCTAAATATCCTGAATTAGATGAAAAGTTTTTTAAGGATTTTGAAGTATCTAATTTCGAAGAATTTAAAGAAAAAGTTAAAAATAATATTATAAGAGAAAGGTTTAATGATGAATTTCTTGAATCTTTTATAAATAATAAATTAATTGAATTAAACGACTTTTATGTTCCTAAAACATATATTGACGATGAGACAAATCATAAAATAGAACATTTTAAAGAAGACTTATTGAAAAGCGGTTTAACTCTTGAAGAATTTCTTAAGGCCAGAAATGAAACTTTGGAAGATTTGAAAAGTAGTTTTGATAAAAGCTCAGAAAATCAGATAAAACTTGATATTATTTTAAGTTTACTTTCAAAAGATTTAAATGTTTCAGATGAAGATATCAAAAATTATTTTCCAGATAATTATCAATATATCATACAGGATAATGAACAAAAAGAAAGAGTTGAATCATATATTAAAAAAGTTAAATTAATTAAAAATTTAATTGATGAAATAAAGAAAATTGGTGGAGCAGACGGGATTTGA
- a CDS encoding CDP-alcohol phosphatidyltransferase family protein, whose product MLPDIFTFLRILSGLFIIYLGVFDIFNFHLYFYSILFGWTTDILDGFLARIFNIEGKLGKFDFQIDLFFEWSFFFYLFKANYINEKIFIIYNIIFVFILIFYYNKTFLMTLQAPVTFSPFIIAIIYYEDLRVIILIWILINLILFHKRFFKVIKEYIEGIPNHEVKNSETLFKNKHKK is encoded by the coding sequence ATGTTACCTGATATATTTACATTTTTGAGAATTTTAAGTGGATTATTTATTATATATCTTGGTGTTTTTGATATATTTAATTTTCATCTTTATTTTTACTCTATTTTATTTGGATGGACAACTGATATTTTAGATGGATTTCTAGCTAGAATATTTAATATAGAAGGTAAACTTGGTAAATTTGATTTTCAAATTGATCTATTTTTTGAATGGTCATTTTTCTTTTATTTGTTTAAAGCAAATTATATTAATGAAAAAATATTTATCATATATAACATTATCTTTGTATTTATATTAATTTTCTATTACAATAAAACTTTTCTAATGACACTACAAGCGCCTGTTACCTTTTCTCCCTTCATAATTGCAATAATTTATTATGAAGATTTAAGGGTTATAATTTTAATATGGATTCTAATAAATCTTATACTATTCCATAAAAGATTTTTTAAAGTTATTAAAGAGTACATAGAGGGTATACCAAATCATGAGGTTAAAAATAGTGAAACTTTATTTAAAAATAAGCATAAAAAGTAA
- the gltX gene encoding glutamate--tRNA ligase — translation MIRVRFPPSPTGFMHIGNVRTALFNFLFARKNNGKFILRIEDTDKERSKKEYEDDIIEGLKWLNLNWDEGPDIGGPFGPYRQSERLEIYKFYIDKLLEEGKAYLCFCSEEDIERDREDMLKKGLMPKYSRRCRNLNKDEIEKKLKDNSSPVVRFKTPLDGEVVVEDELRGRLTFPIENLDDFVILRSDGMPTYNFAVVIDDALMKINYVIRGEDHLHGNTPRQILLYKALNFPLPKFVHLPMILGEDHTKLSKRHGSVSLRDYKNEGYLPEALVNYMALLGFSPKTKEKEIFSLQELIDEFSIENLSKSNAIFSPSKIRWMNHKYIEMLSIDELLKRIKDFYKDSDLEIKNDDWYKEFLRLMRDHIFVLSDIKKLVKEIFEPEKLSDEKISYLRENKNLILEFYDAIEKFEKWNENNILNLIKDIGKKLSLKGKDLYHPLRVLITHQDQGPEIYIYIYLLGKDKTLNRIEEVLTIL, via the coding sequence ATGATTAGAGTTAGATTTCCTCCATCACCAACTGGTTTTATGCATATAGGAAATGTAAGAACAGCTCTTTTTAATTTTCTTTTCGCAAGAAAAAACAATGGAAAATTTATTTTAAGAATAGAAGATACTGATAAGGAGAGATCCAAAAAAGAATATGAAGATGATATAATTGAGGGTTTAAAATGGTTAAACTTAAACTGGGATGAGGGCCCAGATATAGGTGGTCCTTTTGGACCATATAGACAATCAGAAAGATTAGAAATTTATAAATTTTATATAGATAAACTTTTGGAGGAAGGTAAAGCATACTTATGTTTTTGTAGCGAAGAGGATATTGAGAGAGATAGGGAAGATATGCTTAAAAAAGGTCTTATGCCTAAATATTCAAGAAGGTGCAGAAATTTAAATAAAGATGAAATAGAAAAAAAATTAAAAGATAATTCTAGTCCAGTTGTAAGATTTAAAACACCATTAGATGGGGAAGTTGTTGTAGAAGATGAATTGAGAGGAAGACTTACTTTTCCAATTGAAAATTTAGATGATTTTGTGATTTTGCGTTCAGATGGTATGCCAACATATAATTTTGCTGTTGTTATTGATGATGCATTAATGAAGATCAATTATGTAATTCGAGGAGAAGATCATCTTCATGGAAACACACCAAGACAAATTTTGCTCTATAAAGCACTAAATTTCCCATTACCAAAATTCGTTCACTTACCAATGATACTCGGTGAAGATCATACCAAACTTTCAAAAAGACATGGCTCTGTTTCGTTAAGAGATTATAAAAATGAAGGTTATCTACCTGAAGCTCTCGTAAACTATATGGCACTACTTGGATTTTCGCCTAAGACAAAAGAAAAAGAAATATTCTCTCTTCAAGAATTAATAGATGAGTTTAGTATTGAGAACCTTTCAAAAAGTAATGCCATATTTTCTCCTTCAAAAATAAGATGGATGAATCATAAATATATTGAGATGTTATCTATAGATGAACTTTTGAAAAGAATTAAAGATTTTTATAAAGATAGTGATTTAGAGATTAAAAATGATGATTGGTATAAAGAATTTTTAAGACTTATGAGAGATCATATATTTGTTCTTAGTGATATAAAAAAGTTAGTAAAAGAAATATTTGAACCTGAAAAATTATCAGATGAGAAAATTTCTTATTTAAGAGAAAATAAGAATTTAATTCTAGAGTTTTATGATGCTATTGAAAAATTTGAAAAATGGAATGAAAATAATATTTTAAATTTGATCAAAGATATAGGGAAAAAGCTTTCTCTCAAAGGAAAAGACCTTTATCATCCATTAAGAGTACTTATAACTCATCAAGATCAAGGACCAGAAATTTATATTTATATTTATCTTCTTGGTAAAGATAAAACACTAAATAGAATTGAGGAGGTATTAACTATTTTATGA
- the cysS gene encoding cysteine--tRNA ligase, which yields MIKVYNTISRTKEEFITREKNKVYMYVCGLTPDNYPHIGHARPLVIYDTIKRYLKFKGYNVKYVQNYTDIDDKIIKRSLDWGLSPKEIAETFINMYEKYIELLNIDTEGNIYPRVTEHIDDIIKMVKDLQDKGYAYETDTGVYFEVNKFKEYGKLSNRKIEELLKGVRIEVDETKRNPLDFALWKKAKENEISWNSPWGKGRPGWHIECSVMSIKYLDFSFDIHGGGIDLIFPHHENEIAQGEAWKGDKPVVRYWLHNGLITINKEKMSKSLGNILTIEDILKKYEPEVLRMFLLSSDYHSPIDYSEEKMEKTRNEYYKIREFYSIVQNFEKEKDLEDEYSKNIINSTFNEFIEFMDDDFNTQGAIGTIFKLINKFNSNEIKGEYKLLKETLDKMLNILGIKISYKVVENLKEELIKILKQFNFYTLDDENLEENELIKKIIDERKKLRENKEFKKSDEIRDKLNQLGYEIRDGRRETIVFKR from the coding sequence ATGATAAAAGTTTATAATACTATATCAAGAACAAAAGAAGAATTCATAACAAGAGAGAAAAATAAAGTTTATATGTATGTTTGTGGATTAACTCCTGATAATTATCCACATATTGGTCATGCAAGACCACTTGTTATTTACGATACAATAAAAAGATATTTAAAATTCAAAGGTTATAATGTGAAATATGTTCAAAATTATACTGATATAGATGATAAAATAATCAAAAGAAGTTTAGATTGGGGGCTTTCTCCAAAAGAAATTGCAGAAACATTTATTAATATGTATGAAAAATATATTGAATTATTAAATATAGACACTGAAGGCAATATATATCCGAGAGTTACTGAGCACATAGATGATATTATAAAAATGGTAAAAGACCTTCAGGATAAAGGATATGCTTATGAAACAGATACTGGTGTTTATTTTGAAGTTAATAAATTTAAAGAATATGGAAAACTATCAAATAGAAAAATTGAAGAATTACTTAAAGGCGTAAGAATTGAAGTAGATGAAACAAAAAGAAATCCTCTTGATTTTGCCTTATGGAAAAAGGCAAAAGAAAATGAGATTTCATGGAATTCACCATGGGGAAAAGGTAGACCTGGATGGCATATTGAATGTTCTGTAATGTCAATTAAATATCTTGATTTTAGTTTTGATATACATGGGGGAGGCATAGATCTAATTTTTCCACATCATGAAAACGAAATTGCACAAGGAGAAGCATGGAAAGGAGATAAGCCTGTTGTTAGATACTGGTTACATAATGGATTAATTACAATTAATAAGGAAAAAATGTCTAAATCACTTGGAAATATCTTAACAATAGAGGATATTTTAAAAAAGTATGAGCCAGAAGTTCTAAGAATGTTTCTTTTATCATCTGATTATCATTCACCAATTGACTATTCTGAAGAAAAAATGGAGAAAACAAGAAATGAATATTATAAGATAAGAGAATTTTATTCAATTGTACAAAATTTTGAAAAAGAAAAAGATTTGGAAGACGAATATTCTAAAAATATAATTAATTCTACTTTTAACGAGTTTATAGAATTTATGGATGATGATTTTAATACTCAAGGAGCAATTGGTACAATATTTAAATTAATTAATAAATTTAATTCCAATGAAATAAAAGGAGAATATAAACTTTTAAAAGAAACATTAGATAAAATGTTAAATATTCTCGGAATTAAAATTTCGTATAAAGTTGTTGAAAATTTAAAGGAAGAATTGATAAAAATATTGAAACAATTCAATTTTTATACACTAGATGACGAAAATTTAGAAGAAAATGAGTTAATAAAAAAAATAATAGATGAAAGAAAAAAATTAAGAGAGAATAAAGAGTTCAAAAAATCTGATGAAATTAGAGATAAATTGAATCAATTAGGTTATGAGATAAGGGATGGAAGAAGAGAAACAATTGTTTTTAAAAGATAA
- the rlmB gene encoding 23S rRNA (guanosine(2251)-2'-O)-methyltransferase RlmB, translating into MEEEKQLFLKDNYIVFNKNEILEAIKENKLLKVIFKYGYKNSELENTLKKYGIPISIKDKDFFKKFSKNVNFIGYVSPIQINSINEIEISNDSFYVLPLNIEDPHNLGAIIRSAEIFGAKGIILPKRRGSLITPTVIKSSTGAIFHLKIFEVSGIVNSIKELKKRGFWIISLDMKGNIELHKFSSPKPFILITGGEDKGINQKVLEESDYIIKIKTYGKTESLNSSVALGIALYELTKS; encoded by the coding sequence ATGGAAGAAGAGAAACAATTGTTTTTAAAAGATAATTATATAGTTTTTAACAAAAACGAAATATTAGAAGCAATTAAAGAAAATAAGCTTCTAAAAGTAATTTTTAAATATGGCTATAAAAATAGCGAACTTGAAAATACATTAAAAAAATATGGAATTCCAATATCTATTAAAGATAAAGATTTTTTTAAAAAATTTTCAAAAAATGTTAATTTTATAGGTTATGTTTCACCTATTCAAATAAATTCAATAAATGAAATAGAAATAAGTAATGATTCTTTTTATGTATTACCTTTAAATATAGAAGATCCACATAATCTTGGTGCAATTATCAGAAGCGCTGAAATTTTTGGAGCCAAAGGGATTATTTTACCTAAAAGAAGAGGCTCACTGATAACTCCAACTGTAATTAAATCTTCAACTGGTGCAATTTTTCATTTAAAGATTTTTGAAGTAAGTGGAATTGTTAATTCTATAAAAGAGTTAAAAAAAAGAGGTTTTTGGATTATTTCCCTTGATATGAAAGGAAATATTGAACTTCATAAGTTTAGTTCCCCTAAACCATTTATTTTAATTACTGGTGGTGAAGATAAAGGTATCAATCAAAAAGTTTTGGAAGAAAGTGATTATATAATAAAAATTAAAACATATGGAAAAACTGAAAGTTTAAATTCATCTGTTGCATTAGGTATTGCTCTTTATGAATTGACAAAATCTTAA
- a CDS encoding YraN family protein — MKRKILGNLGEEIASEYLKNKGYKIICKNYRTRFGEIDLISEKDNEIIFIEVRTKSSSNLLLPEESITKKKIYNYKKLALEYLLSTQKKYKNIKFDFIGIEYKSENNFKINHIKNFID, encoded by the coding sequence ATGAAGAGGAAAATTTTAGGAAATCTAGGCGAAGAGATTGCATCAGAATATTTAAAGAATAAAGGGTACAAAATAATTTGTAAAAATTACAGAACTAGATTTGGAGAAATAGATTTAATCTCTGAAAAAGATAACGAAATAATTTTTATTGAAGTTAGAACCAAAAGTTCATCAAATTTACTTTTACCAGAAGAAAGTATAACAAAAAAGAAAATATATAACTATAAAAAATTAGCACTTGAATATCTTTTATCAACACAAAAGAAATATAAGAATATAAAATTTGATTTTATTGGCATTGAATATAAATCAGAAAATAATTTTAAAATAAATCATATTAAGAATTTTATTGATTAA
- a CDS encoding stalk domain-containing protein has protein sequence MQLFKRLLNLILILVILFGYTTIKTTFSQQRDIVQIGVIGIMPEDYIGSFTLLWANTVESDFKSELSFPMQGMKFKKGLLYVSDTSYGRIHILDKNLKHIKVFGELGFGDGKLQYPADLDVDDNGNVYVADFFNNYIVKFSPLGDVLLVFGEEGTAEGKFNGPSGIAVSKDGKIFVSDQLNSRIQIFTNKGELLKVIKVVEIENPEGMCFDEENNLWVVDAKSCKIFKLDQNGNVLFSFGGKGAGDTQFIYPFDIEVKGNFIYIVDRGLGTPLNPCIKKFDKNGNFILKFGKRGTRIPLQPGEFLTPAGVAVDEEENVYTFDAGYFYGPGNPFGWPRTTRLTVFDKNGNFKNKIDYDYELEGRLINPISASVDSSGNIWVAHWANFSDTGEIAIFNSEGKFLKKIKGISDDKPFAAIGGVLCGKNEVYVSSGIEGAPISVFDLQGNFKKVLENCKDTILQPYQMAFDNKGRIWVVTRNFMVYAISPNDGTILKEFQIKGEANAIAVDSNNNIYVATFDHYVDVYDENGKLLLKIGKGGGRALEKFWFPTGVAVDKEGVVYVADTENGRIQMFKIDGTFLGSTPRGYYELAHLFIGQDGMIYAADLFHNVVRIISPFGEKLQDFAFSLTSDSIEKITKPGVEIIFNLTISNKGAKDDIYEINLVSNVYDWKVIYPKELNLNSKEKKSFELKVTPPITAKIGEEMKIDLEIKSKGDPNLIKIISLKVVLATRTKILVNGINADLNSSFDVPIIIKEVDNLYGFGFTLTYDKEYLDLEDIIEGEFLKKDGASTLFLKNINKDKGEIIIGVSRTGKVQGISGEGTIIKFKFKALKLGKTQLKLSNLVLKDPDLNEIKANIEIGEINIRKIILKLQIGNKIMLVNDKEQEIDVPPQIIEGRTLLPIRWVAEPLGANVGWDANEKKVTVSLKLTTIELWIGKNIARVNGVNTPIDPNNPKVVPMIIQGRTMLPVRFVAENLGCKVDWDPNTKTVTITYPKD, from the coding sequence ATGCAATTATTTAAAAGGTTACTAAATTTAATATTGATTTTAGTAATTCTATTTGGGTATACCACTATTAAAACAACTTTTTCACAACAAAGGGATATTGTTCAAATTGGTGTTATTGGCATTATGCCAGAAGATTATATTGGTTCTTTTACACTATTATGGGCAAACACTGTTGAAAGCGATTTTAAATCTGAACTTTCTTTTCCAATGCAAGGAATGAAATTTAAAAAGGGATTACTATATGTTTCAGACACATCATATGGTAGAATACATATTCTTGATAAAAATTTGAAACATATCAAAGTATTTGGAGAACTTGGATTTGGTGATGGAAAACTTCAATATCCTGCTGATTTAGATGTTGATGATAATGGGAATGTTTATGTTGCTGATTTCTTTAATAACTATATTGTAAAATTTTCACCACTTGGAGATGTGTTACTTGTATTTGGCGAAGAAGGAACAGCTGAAGGAAAATTTAACGGACCTTCTGGTATTGCGGTCTCAAAAGATGGAAAAATATTTGTTTCAGATCAATTAAATTCTAGAATTCAAATTTTTACAAACAAAGGAGAGCTTTTAAAAGTAATAAAAGTTGTAGAAATAGAAAATCCAGAAGGTATGTGTTTTGATGAAGAAAACAATTTATGGGTTGTGGATGCTAAAAGTTGCAAAATATTTAAACTTGATCAAAATGGAAATGTGCTCTTCTCTTTTGGTGGAAAAGGCGCAGGAGATACTCAATTTATTTACCCATTTGATATTGAAGTTAAAGGTAATTTCATATATATCGTAGATAGAGGTTTAGGAACACCTTTAAATCCTTGTATTAAAAAATTTGACAAAAATGGTAACTTTATTTTGAAGTTTGGTAAAAGAGGAACAAGAATTCCACTTCAACCAGGTGAGTTTTTAACACCAGCAGGTGTTGCAGTTGATGAAGAAGAAAATGTTTACACATTTGATGCAGGATATTTCTATGGACCAGGAAATCCATTTGGTTGGCCAAGAACAACAAGATTAACAGTTTTTGATAAAAATGGAAACTTTAAAAATAAAATTGATTATGATTATGAATTAGAAGGGAGATTAATAAATCCAATTTCTGCCTCTGTTGACTCTTCTGGAAATATTTGGGTAGCACATTGGGCAAACTTTTCTGACACAGGCGAAATTGCGATATTCAATAGTGAGGGAAAATTTTTGAAAAAAATAAAAGGAATTTCAGATGATAAACCTTTTGCAGCAATTGGTGGCGTTTTATGTGGTAAAAATGAGGTTTATGTTTCATCTGGAATTGAAGGCGCACCAATTTCAGTATTTGATTTACAGGGTAATTTTAAAAAAGTATTAGAAAATTGTAAGGATACAATATTACAACCATATCAGATGGCATTTGATAATAAAGGTAGAATTTGGGTTGTAACAAGAAATTTTATGGTTTATGCAATATCTCCAAATGACGGAACAATTTTAAAAGAATTTCAGATTAAAGGTGAAGCTAATGCTATTGCAGTAGATTCAAATAATAACATCTATGTCGCAACTTTTGATCATTATGTAGATGTTTATGATGAAAATGGTAAATTACTATTAAAAATTGGAAAAGGAGGAGGAAGAGCATTAGAAAAATTCTGGTTTCCTACAGGAGTTGCTGTTGACAAAGAAGGAGTTGTTTATGTAGCAGATACTGAAAATGGAAGAATTCAAATGTTTAAGATTGATGGAACTTTTTTAGGCTCAACACCAAGAGGATATTATGAACTTGCTCATTTATTTATAGGACAGGATGGTATGATTTATGCAGCAGATCTATTTCATAATGTTGTTAGAATTATTTCTCCTTTTGGTGAAAAACTACAAGATTTTGCATTTTCTTTAACTTCTGATTCAATTGAGAAAATTACTAAACCTGGGGTTGAAATAATATTTAATTTAACTATTTCTAATAAAGGTGCAAAAGATGATATTTATGAAATAAATTTAGTATCAAATGTTTATGATTGGAAGGTAATCTATCCAAAAGAATTAAATTTAAACTCAAAAGAAAAAAAGAGTTTCGAATTAAAAGTAACTCCTCCGATAACAGCTAAAATTGGAGAAGAGATGAAAATTGATCTTGAAATTAAATCTAAGGGAGACCCTAATTTAATTAAGATTATTTCATTAAAAGTTGTTCTTGCAACAAGAACTAAAATTTTAGTTAATGGGATAAATGCAGATCTTAACTCATCATTCGATGTTCCAATAATTATTAAAGAAGTTGATAATTTATACGGATTTGGTTTTACTTTAACATATGATAAGGAATATTTAGATTTAGAAGATATAATCGAAGGTGAATTTCTCAAAAAAGATGGTGCCTCGACTTTATTTTTAAAGAATATAAATAAAGATAAAGGGGAAATAATTATAGGAGTTTCAAGAACAGGAAAAGTTCAAGGAATAAGTGGAGAAGGAACAATCATAAAATTTAAATTTAAGGCATTAAAATTAGGAAAGACACAACTTAAATTATCAAATCTTGTCTTAAAAGATCCAGACTTAAATGAAATAAAAGCAAATATAGAAATTGGTGAAATAAATATTAGGAAAATAATATTAAAACTCCAAATTGGCAATAAAATAATGCTTGTAAATGATAAAGAACAAGAAATAGATGTACCACCACAAATCATTGAAGGTAGAACTTTACTTCCAATAAGATGGGTTGCTGAACCACTTGGAGCAAATGTAGGATGGGATGCAAACGAAAAGAAAGTAACTGTTTCATTAAAATTAACCACAATTGAACTATGGATTGGAAAAAATATAGCAAGAGTAAATGGAGTAAATACTCCAATTGATCCGAATAACCCAAAGGTTGTTCCAATGATTATTCAAGGAAGAACAATGCTCCCTGTAAGATTTGTTGCTGAAAATCTTGGATGTAAAGTTGACTGGGATCCAAATACAAAAACAGTGACAATTACTTATCCAAAGGATTAA